From the Helicobacter mustelae genome, the window ATCCACAAAAAAATCAAAGAGATCTTTGACCCCAAGGGCCTACTCAATCCTGATGTCATCATATCACAAAACAAAAATGTCCATCTGCAGCATTTTAAAGCTAGCCAGAGTTTTTTAGATCTTGTGGATCATTGCATGGACTGTGGATTTTGCGAAAAATCCTGCCCATCGCGCTTCCTCACACTCACTCCAAGGCAGCGCATCGCAAGCTCCAAAGAGATCCAGCGCCTCTCTCACTCCCAAGACCCCCAAGACATCCTAAGGGCCAAAGAAATGGAGCAGGAATATCAATATTTTGGCGTTGAGACCTGTGCCACCTGCTCGATGTGCAAAATTGCCTGTCCGCTAGAGATTGACACAGCAAACATCGCGCTAGAACTCTCAAAAAAGCCCCACCACAAGGGATTTGAGTATGTGTACAAGCATTTTGGTGGGTTTTTGAAGGTCGCGCGCGGGATGCTTAGCCTGGGGAATTTCGCACAGAGCGTGATCCCTCCCATGAAGCTCTATCATTTCTCAAAATCCCTGCATCAAAAATTTCATTTCCTGCCCATCATCCCACCATTTTTGCCCCAGAAAAATGACTTTTTTGCCAAACAAAAGCGCACTTGCTTCCACACCCCTGTGCAAAAAAATGAAGCAGCGCAAAATGAAGCAGCGCAAGCTCACAAAATCACCCCACATCCTCAAGCATCCAAGGAGGCAAAAGAAATCAGAGAGCTCAAAGAAGTGATTTATTTCTCCACTTGCATGAATCGCAGCTTCAAGCCCTCCAAGCTCTTACCCAACAATCGCCCCTTGCAAGAAGTCATGGAAAGCATCGCAAAAAAAGCTGGCATCAGGCTGATTTATCCCAAAAACCTAGAGAAACTCTGCTGTAAAAAGCCCTTTAGCCATATTGAGGCCATAAAGAAGGATGAGGGGCTAGCAAGGGATCTTATGGAGATGAGCCAGAATGGAAAAATTCCTATTTTGGTAGATCATAGCGCGTGCAGCGCACATATGATCCTAGAGGTTGCCAAAAACCTGCCGCTAGAGATCTTAGACTCCACAGAATTCCTCTATCTTGCGACAAAAAATCTGCATTTCAAAAAAATAGAAAAAAAGATAGCCATTCACCAAATGTGTGCGCTCAAAAAACTCCATAAGGAGCATTTCATCATTGAGCTTGTGCAAAGATGCAGCGATCATTACCATGTGCTTGAAAAGCTCTCTTGCTGTGGCTTTTCTGGCTACAAGGGATTTTTCACCCCTGAGCTCAATGAGTGCAACATCACCCCGCTCTCCTTGGATCACTGCGATCTTGGAGTGAGTTCTAGTAGCACCTGTGAAATCGGCCTATCTCTCAAACTCCCCTTCCTCAATGTCGCCTACCTGGTGGATGAAGCACTAACATAACAGAGCTTTTTGCGCGGGATTTTGGGCTGAAAATTTTATGAGCTTTGGCACGCAGCAATGCAGCTCCCCTTTTTATTCGCCCCACAAGCCCACTGCAAGGACAGGATTTGCTCTTACTTACAAGGCCTGCGCATTTGCAAAGGGGCTAAAGGTTATAAAAACATAAGAGAAGCCAAGACAAAAACACAGATCCCAAAAAGCCACAACTTTAAAAAATGAAAAAATATAAAATTTCAAAAAGCAAAAGGGCCAATGATGCAAAAACTCCTCTCACAGCTCCCAAAAATGGACAAAATCCTCCATCACAAAGACTTTGCAAGTTATAACAAAATCCTGCTCAAAAAAATCGCGCGCAAAACCCTCTCCTCCTACCAAACCCAAATCCAAAATAAAACCCTCACAAAGCCCCCTATTCTGCAAGATCTACTAAAGACAATCAAGCAGGAGTATCAAAAAATCACCTCCCCAACACTTAGGCCGCTCATCAATGCCACGGGGGTCGTGCTGCAGACAAATCTAGGACGCAGCATCCTCTCAAAAAAACTGCTCTCAAGAGTCTTTGGGCTTTTTAACGAGTATTGCAATCTAGAATATGACCTCCAAAGCGGCCAAAGAGGCAGCAGGGATGAGCATGTACGCGAGATCCTCTGCGCGCTGCTAGATTGTGAGGATGCGCTAGTGGTCAACAACAATGCCGCAGCCCTCCTACTCATCATCTCCACCTTTGCCAAGCAAAAAGAAGTCATCCTCTCGCGCGGGGAGCTTATTGAGATTGGGGGGAGTTTCCGCATCCCTGAGATCATCAAGGATGCGGGTGCTAGGCTCATGGAAGTAGGCACCACAAACAAAACCCACTTACAAGACTATGAGAGGGCTATTGGTGAACATACTGCCATGCTACTCAAGGTGCACAAAAGCAATTTCAACCAAAGTGGCTTTGTCTCAAGCATAGAGCTTAGTAGACTCATCGCGCTAGCTAAAGCGCATGGGGTGCTAGATTATTATGATGCGGGAAGTGGGTATATTTGTGGGCTAGATTGCGATGAGCCCTCACTCCTAGATATTGCAGAATTGCGTCCTTCTTTGGTGAGTTTTAGCGGGGATAAGCTGCTAGGAGGAGTGCAGGCAGGCATCATCTTTGGCAAAAAAGAACTTATCACAAAGCTTAGGCAAAATCATCTCTTGCGTGCTCTGCGCATGGATAAGCTAAATCTAGCACTCTTACAACAGACGCTTTTATGCTATCTGCAAAATAGACTTGATGAAATCCCCACCATCGCTATGCTAAAAACCCCCCTCCATGTTTTGGAGCAAAGAGCTAAAATGCTGCTAAGCCTCATTACACCCCTGCCTAGTCTGGAGAGCTCTCTGGTATTTTTAGAATCCTGCGCGGGGGGTGGCAGCCTGCCAGATATGCGCTTTCCATCCTATGGGGTGGCGCTAGAATGCGAGAGCCTTGCCACCAAGGAATTGGCAAGACTCTTGCGACAAGAGGGTGTAATCACCCGCAGCAAAAATGAAAAAATCCTGCTAGATGTGCGCTGCCTGCAAGAAAGGCATTGCAAGAAAATTGCAAAAATCCTGCAAAAAATCACTGGGGGAGATTGAGAAAATTTCTAAAAAATCTCACTGGGGGAATCAAGAAAAATGGCACAGAAAAATTCCGCTGGGGAATTTAAAATAATTTTCTTTCAATGGCTTAAAGGGGGATTCTTGCTCCCTTGCGGGGCTGCTTTTTCCTCGTTTGCTCGAGTGGCTTTTCTCGCAAAAAAGGCTTTATCCCCTCCCCGCTCCCGTGCACCTTGAGCGGGCGATAGGTTAGGAGCGTAAAAAATCGGTTTTAAACTCCTGTGGGCCACTGCCCACGGTAAAAAATAGAGCCTGACAGGGGTGGGGGTCCATAAGGGGGAGGGAGCGACTTTGCCATTCAAGCCCCTCCCCCTTGTGAAAGAAAGAAGCAACCCCGCGCAGGGTGGTGTGGTTGCGGTGCACGGGCACAAGTGGGGAAAAGGATGGGATTCCCCTATCCTATTGGCTGGCCGAGTAGGCTAGTGCGGCATTCTTAACATTAGGCTCTATTTTACCGTGGATGATGGGGGGAGGATTTTATTCTTTGGTGATGAAGGTTAGGGGAAGCTAATAAATCTAAGTGCTTTGCTATAATACAAACGCCCCTCTAAAGAGGGGCAAAACCATCATAAAGGACGAGCTATGAAGAGACATAGCAAAAAGCGTCCTACGAGGGTATTATACTTCAAATTTAGCCTTTTTTGGTTTAGGTTGGAGATTCTACTCAAGAGGTAACGCTTTGGGGCTTTTGCCCCGCCCTTTTGGTGGGTTGAACCAAAAATGCAAGTAACCCCTCAAGCCCCTCCCAAAAAAAACACTTTTTTTATCTAAATTTTGTTTTTTCTTCCTTGGATCAAGGAGGCTACTTCCCCCCCTTCCCCTGCGTGGAGTTTTTTTCCCTTTATCCCCTGCGGGGGTTCTTCTTTCACGCTTTCTTAAAAATCTCTTTCCTCGAATAACCTAAGCGGGTTGCTTTTTGATGACTTGAGAAGTTTCTTTTTCTTTGACAAGGGGGAGGGGCTTATATGTGCAAGTGTGGGCAAGAGCTTCGCTCGTGCGCGAAGTCACCCCTCCCCCTTATGGACCCCCACCCCGGTCAGGCTCTACTTTTTACCGTGGGCGGGGCCCGCATGGGTTTTAAACACTGCTTCCCCTCTAATCCCCCACTCCGGTCAGGCTCTACCTTATTTTTACCGTGGGCAGTGGCCCACATTTTTCAAGACACTTTTTTGCACTCAATTACTTCTTGCCCGCGTAAAGGGGACAGAGAAAGAACCCCTGGGGTGCTTGGGAAATCCTACAAAAATTCACTCCTCGATGTAGTTTCTAAGCTTCCTACCGACTTTGGGATGCTTGAGCTTTTTGATGGCACTGGATTCGATTTGACGCACACGCTCCCTGGTGACATTGAGTTCTTTGCCAATCTCTTCTAGCGTGCGATCACTTTCATCATCTAGCAATCCAAAGCGCATACGAATCACAGCCTGCTCGCGTTCATTGAGCTGATCAAGCACTTCAAAGATCTGAGCGCGCAGATCTTCTTTCATGATCTGATCCATGGTATTGGTGGAATTTTTATCCTCGACAAAATCCCCAAACTTCCCATCTTCATCGCTGCCAATGGGAGCTTCTAGCGAAACAGGCTCTTTTGTGATCTTGATGACATGCTTGACCTTATCCACGCTTAGGCCCACTTTTTCTGCGATGATCTCGACATCGGGCTCTTTTCCCGTCTCCTGGATGTATTTGCGCATGATTTTGTGAATGCGGTTGATGGTTTCAATCATATGGATGGGGATGCGGATGGTGCGCGCTTGATCAGCGATGGCACGCGAAATGGCCTGGCGGATCCACCAAGTCGCGTAAGTGGAAAATTTGAAATTTCGCTTATAATCAAATTTATCCACGGCCTTCATGAGCCCGATATTTCCCTCTTGGATGAGATCTAAGAAGGGCAGGCCGCGATTGGTGTAACGCTTAGCGATGCTTACCACTAGCCTTAGGTTAGATTTTGCCATTTTATTCTTTGCTTTATCCGAGATAATCTTGCCCCGCTTGATTTGCTCCAAAATCTCTTTGAGTTTTTCTGGATCGAGATCAAAGCCCTCCTCACTGGCTTCCTTGGTCTGAAAAAGCTTTTTGATATCCATGTAGATATTAACCATCGTGGCCTCAGGGACTGCTGCTAAAATATCTTCACGCGACATGGTGGTGATATTTGCCAAAATATTTTGATGGTTTTGGATGAGATGCTCATTAAAAAGTGGCAGGCGGTATTCTAGGCGCTTAAGCTCTCTCTCAAAGCCATCATCACTTTTTAGGGTATTTTCCATAGCCTTGACAAGCTCAGTGATGAGCTTGCTGGTGGGGCCAAGGTCGAGTAATTTCTCTTTGAGCACTTGCTGTTTATGCGCTAAGCCTAGGATAAACATCCATTCATCCTCATGCTGCTCTAGCGCACCCTTTTCTAGGAAATTGAGCCAATCTTTTCTGGCAGTATCCAATGCCCTAAAGCTCTTTAGCACCTTTTCGGCACGCTTTTGATCTTTTTTGGAAATAGGCTTTTTGCCCTCTTCTTCATCCCCCTCTTCTTCCTCTTCTAAATCTTCATCACCAGATTCCTCACTATCATCAAAGCTCTTAAAAAGCTCTTTGACCCTGCGCTCACGATTAATCAATGCCTCGCGATAATCATAGATAAAATCAATCAAATAAGGCACAGAGCAAATTGCATCCAAAATGATATTTTCACCAAGCTTGATTTGACGACTAAGCTCTACTTCATCTTCTTTGGTCAAAAGCTCAATTTGCCCCATCTCGCGCAGATACATGCGCACAGGGCTATCACTCCTGCTCCACTCTAGCAGATCCCTCTCCTTCATGAGGTCAAATTCATCACTGAGCTCTTCATTCAAGATTTTTTTGCGCTCTTCAGCCTGCTTAATCTTGTCTTTGGTATTTAGCGTCTTGGCAAGCTCAGAGGAACTCACAAGGGTGACTTGATGCTTTTGGCACAGCTCTCGGATCTTTTTGACCTGCGCGCTTGTTGGCATCTTTTGCAAGATCTCAGCGATTTTTTCAAAAGACAAAAAGTCTTTTTCATGCTCACTAAAAATCTCTTCTAATTTTTGACTCAATTCTTTTGCACTCATATTTTTCCCTTCTTATTGATAAATTTCTTGTTTGATTTCTCGAAATCCCCACTCCCTAGCAGCCTTATGAATCTGCTCTTTTGTGATTTCTAGACATGCGATGCCTTCTTTGTCATGGAGTTTTTCCTCAATCTGCCCACTGGGATTGACCACGAAAGACTCCCCATAAAATTCTAGATTCTGATCTTTGATCTTGACCTTGCCCACGCTATTGACCCGCACGAGCATGCAGCCATTACAAAAAGCACGCATGCGGCAGAGCATCTGCCATCTTTCATTGCTCTGGAAGGTAGAGGCAGTGGGGGTGATGATGAGATCTACGCCTTGTTCTTTGAGCTTGAGCATCAATGCATCAAAATGCAGCTCAAACCCAAAGAGCACGCCAATTTTGATGCCCTCATATTCAAAGGCCAGAGGGGCTTTGAGGGTTTTGCGTTTGGGATTATCAAAGAATTTTTCCTCATCCCAATGCTCATAATGAATCAAGCGCTGCTGCATGTAAAACTCTGTACTTTGCGCATCAATCACTGCGATTTGCTTATAGAGCCTATGCTTTGCATCCGTGGTGATGAGGGGGGCGATGATCTTGACACGATGAGCCTTTGCCATAGACTCTAGCATGGCAAGCTTTTGAGGGCTTAGCTGAGCGATCATGTCTTTGGAAGTCCAATCCTGGATGAAAAGATCAAAGACATATTCGCCAAATACCACGAGGCTATTTTTTTCGATATGCTTGAAATAATGACTCCAAACCCCCTTTTCCAAAGGGAGCGCAGCGGTCTGACAGATCGCAATCTTCAACTCTTATCCTTTGAATTGATCTTGATGGCCTCATATTCCATTTTTGCAATTTCAAGCATTTCCTGGGCTTCTTGGAGCTCCTTTATGCCCTCTTTGTAGAGGGATAGGCCTTCTTTGAGACTGAGATCTGCATCTGAGAGGCTTGCTAAAATCTCCTTAATCCTTTCAACTCGTTGTTCAAAATCCCGCTGCTCCACCCTAGCATCATCCATAATACACCTCACGATTCAGATTTTTGAGATCCTTGTCTGTGCACACTGCTGCTACCATGGCGCCAGTCACATTGCTAGAAGTACGCGCCATATCGATAATGGGATCGATGGCCAAAACAATGCTAAGCAAGACAAACTGATCGCTAAAGCCAATCCCAGCAAGCATGATGGATGCGGCCATCGTGGCAGACCCTGGCACCCCAGCAATCCCAAGTGAGCCCAGAATCACCATCAAAATCACAATCACCACAAAACTCACATCAATATGCACGCCAATGCTATTAGCAATGAAAATCGCCACCAATGCTGGGAAATAGCCCGCACAACCATTGAGCCCCACAGTCGTGCCAATGGAGGCCACAAAATTTGCCACCCCAGAGCTCACGCCTACTTTGTTTTGCAGCGTGGAAACGGTAATAGGCAAGGTTGAGACAGAGGAGCGAGAGGTGAAAGAGAACAAAATCACAGGCAGAACCTTTTTCATGAAGATAAAGGGGTTGAGCCCGCGCAGTGCCAAGATCACACAATACACCACAAGCATAATGACCATCGCCACATAAATCAAAATGATAAATTTTATTGCGGTTTTGATGGCGCCAAAACCATTGGAAAGCAGCACCTCTGCCATCATGCACACCACCGCATAAGGCATAAATCGGATAATAAACAACGTGATATCCATGATGATTTTATGCACCGCATGCACGAATCTCTCAAAGAGCAAAGAGCATTGCTCAAACCCCTCTGCCCGACCCATGGACTTGGCACCAAATCCGATGAAAAAAGAAAAAATCACTAGCGCAATGATATTGTTTTTTGCCATGGAGTCAATGATATTGCCAGGGATTAGGCCTAGCAAAATCTGTGTGATGGTCTTGACTTCGCGAATCTTTGCCTCTGGGACAAAGTCCTTAGTCTGCAAACCTAAATCAAAGACATATCCCAAAATCACCCCAACACCCCCAGCGATCGCCACAGTAAAGAGGATCCAAAAAAGAGATCTGCTAAGCAGGGAAGAGATCTTGATATCTTTGTCAATATCAATGACCACCTTGATGATGGAAATGCTAATAATGGGGATGACTAGCATCTTGATAAATGCCACAAATGCATCAGCAAAAAATCCAAACCAATTGCGCGCTTCATTGAGCCAGACTACGCTTTTGGAATCTTCAGGATAGTCAGCAAGCGCCTCCAAGATAAAGCCAAAGCAAAGACCTGCCACAAGCCCTACAAGCATGCGAATAGAAAAATCCACCTGCTTGTTTTGGAGTTTTTTTAGCACAAAAAATACAAAAAATAAAATCGCAAAAATCACTAAAGTCTGCCACTTAGATACCATCAAAAACGAATTCAAAAAATTGCTACCCACCTTAATCCTCCTTTGGTTATCATTGTTCCTTTTTAGCCAGAAAAAGGGTGGAAATATTTACGTTATAGCCTTTTACCATCATCATTTTAAAGCCTCTCTCTTTTATTTTTTGCTCCAAGACTTCAGTGCTCAAAAACCCATCAATGGAATGGGGTAGATAGGCATAAGCACGGTAATTGCGCGAGATCATGCCGCCAACCACTGGCAGGATCTTCCGAGTGTAAAATTGCATCATCTTATCCAAGAAGCCCCTACACTCCTTTCTGGTGAATTCCAAAATCACCAGCACACCATTGGGCTTGAGCACGCGCCAAAACTCAGAGAGTGCGCGCTCGATATCTACGACATTGCGAATGCCATAGGCGATGGAGAGCACATCCACGCTCTCATTTTCTAATACCCAGAGATCCTGAGCCATGCTCTCATGCAGCTTGGCTGGGATCTTGCTAAGCTTTTCTTTGGCCACTTCTAGCATCTTGCTAGAGGGGTCAATCCCAATAAAAGAAACCTTCCTATCCCTACTCTGCTTCTCCCAGTGCAAAATCATATCCCCCGTGCCACAAGCGATGTCTGCGATACACAGAGGATTGTTTTTTTGGAGTTCTAGGGCTCTTTTGCAAGCATCCCTGCGCCATGCAACATCCACCCCCATGCTCATTATGCGGTTAATCCTGTCATAATTTGGCGCGATTTCATTAAACATCTCAATAATCTTCTCTTGCTTGTTTTCAAGAATTTGCTCTTGCTTATTTTCCATGCTCCAATCCATCAAGATAGGCCTCCAAAATCCTTATTTGCTCTTTTGTTTGTGCACTTGCTGTGCCGCCCAAAGAATCTCTAGCATCCATAGATGCACGCAGATCCAAGATCTCTTTTACCCCTTTTTTGATCTTGGGGTTTAGAGAGAGGATCTCCTCTTCTTCTAATTCTGAGAGATCTAGCCCCTTTTTTTCGGCAAAAAGCACAATCTCTCCCGTGATATGATGAGCCTCACGAAAGGGAACCCCACACTCACGCACCAAAAAATCGGCTAGATCTGTCGCGCTCAAATGCCCAATTTTTGCCATTTGTAGCATATTTTTGGGATTTACTTGCATTTTTTGGAGCATCGCAGATAAAATCTCTAGACAAATCTGGATATTCTCCACACTATCAAACACTCCCTCTTTGTCTTCTTGCGTGTCTTTGTTATACGCGAAGGGAAGGCCCTTCATCACCACAAGCAAGGCAATGAGATTGCCAAAGATCCTACCACTTTTGCCGCGCAAAAGCTCGGGCACATCGGGATTTTTTTTCTGCGGCATGATGGAGCTGCCCGTGGTATAGTCATCTGAGAGACTGATAAATCCAAATTCATAGCTACTCCAAAGCACCAACTCCTCAGCAATGCGAGAGATATGCATAGAAATCATAGCAATATCATAGAGCAGATCCAGTGCGAAATCCCTCTCACTCACGCTGTCCATGGCATTCAACGTAGGAGCAATAAAGCCAAGCTCTTCTGCCATCATAAGACGGTCATTTTTGTAAGGAGTACCAGCTAGCGCACCCGATCCTAGCGGAAGATAATTATTGCGCAAAAAGCTTGCTTGCAGACGCTCAATATCGCGCTTGAGATTTGCACACCATGCCACCAAATGAAAGCCAAAGTTGATAGGCTGGGCATGCTGGAGGTGCGTCATGCCTGGCATAATGTCTTCTGTGTGATGCTTGGCAATCTCTAGCAAAGTGCGCATGAGCTTTTGTAAAAGTGCTTGAATCTTAGCATTAGCATCTAGGACATAGAGGCGAAAATCTAGTGCCACTTGATCATTGCGGCTGCGCGCGGTGTGCAGCTTCTTGCCCACATCCCCGATCTTTTGAATGAGAGCTTTTTCGATGGCCATGTGAATGTCTTCATCTACAATATCAAAGACAAATTCTCCCGCCTCAATCTCTCTGCCAATCTCTAAAAGCCCCTTGATAATGGCATCATATTCAGCAGCATCCAGTACGCCGATTTGATGCAGCATCTTTGCATGGGTCTTGGAGCCCAAAATATCATAGCGCCACAATTTATAATCAAAGGGGATGGAAGCATTGAATAACTCGAGCAACTTCGCGCTCTCCTTGCCAAATCTCCCGCCCCATAGTTTTGCCATCTCTGCTCCTTAAAAGCGTAGCACCACGCAGGTGATGATTACCACCAAAGCGATGGTAGGAATCTCATTAAAAAATCGGAAAAATTTCCCACTGGCTGGCATTTGACCCTGCGCAAATTTCTTCATATAATACAAACATAGGAAGTGGAAAATTACTAAAAAAATAATAAAAAGCAGCTTAACATGGATCCACATGCCACTTTTGAAAATCCCAGGATCTAGCAGCAAAAGCGTCCCTCCACTAAGTAGAGTGGCTAGCATGGCTGGGGTGCCAATGGCATTGAAAAGCTTGCGCTCTTGGATCTTGACCACCTCACAAAAGCCTGTATTTTCAAAATACTCACTATGATAGACAAAGAGCCTTGGAAGATAAAAAAGTGCTGCCATCCAAGAGATCACAGCCACGATGTGAAAAATCTTGACATAGAGATAGAGTTGTGCACCATCCATTTTGATTCCTTTGTATTTTTATTGCTGCATTGTATTTTGTGTTTGTGATTTTTCTGTCCCTGGATTTGATTTTTTTGCCTTTATTTCATTTTTATTTCACCTTTCATGAGAATTTTTGAGCAAAATATTCCGCGCTCTGCCCTGAGTGCATTTGATGCCTTTATTTTTTGGTAGGCATTTTACTTACAGGATTTTTGCAATTTTTGGACTTGCACTGACCTTGCTATTCTCATCATTTTTTTCACTTTTATATATGCTAGATTACAAAACTCCTAGATCCCAAAATCCCTCACAGCCCCGCTTGTTTTTCTAATGGAATCCAAATCCTTAGCCTTGGCTGGGTTTATTGACAAAGCGCATTTGCTCAACCTGTGCGGCAAATTCTTCCACACTCCCCTCCCTGCCACGGATGTGCAAAACCACCCCAGCATCACAAAAGCGATCTTTTTGCAGCTCTAACTCTAAAATCTTGGCTAGATATTCCACCCGACTTAGCAATGCATAGCTACAAAAAAACTCCCTTTGGCATTCTTGTACAAAATCCTGCAGGAGGTTTTTTGACTCTGCGATCTTGACGCATTCCACGATACTCTGAGTATAGGCGCGCACCAAGCCCCCTACCCCAAGAAG encodes:
- the selA gene encoding L-seryl-tRNA(Sec) selenium transferase, translated to MMQKLLSQLPKMDKILHHKDFASYNKILLKKIARKTLSSYQTQIQNKTLTKPPILQDLLKTIKQEYQKITSPTLRPLINATGVVLQTNLGRSILSKKLLSRVFGLFNEYCNLEYDLQSGQRGSRDEHVREILCALLDCEDALVVNNNAAALLLIISTFAKQKEVILSRGELIEIGGSFRIPEIIKDAGARLMEVGTTNKTHLQDYERAIGEHTAMLLKVHKSNFNQSGFVSSIELSRLIALAKAHGVLDYYDAGSGYICGLDCDEPSLLDIAELRPSLVSFSGDKLLGGVQAGIIFGKKELITKLRQNHLLRALRMDKLNLALLQQTLLCYLQNRLDEIPTIAMLKTPLHVLEQRAKMLLSLITPLPSLESSLVFLESCAGGGSLPDMRFPSYGVALECESLATKELARLLRQEGVITRSKNEKILLDVRCLQERHCKKIAKILQKITGGD
- the rpoD gene encoding RNA polymerase sigma factor RpoD, translating into MSAKELSQKLEEIFSEHEKDFLSFEKIAEILQKMPTSAQVKKIRELCQKHQVTLVSSSELAKTLNTKDKIKQAEERKKILNEELSDEFDLMKERDLLEWSRSDSPVRMYLREMGQIELLTKEDEVELSRQIKLGENIILDAICSVPYLIDFIYDYREALINRERRVKELFKSFDDSEESGDEDLEEEEEGDEEEGKKPISKKDQKRAEKVLKSFRALDTARKDWLNFLEKGALEQHEDEWMFILGLAHKQQVLKEKLLDLGPTSKLITELVKAMENTLKSDDGFERELKRLEYRLPLFNEHLIQNHQNILANITTMSREDILAAVPEATMVNIYMDIKKLFQTKEASEEGFDLDPEKLKEILEQIKRGKIISDKAKNKMAKSNLRLVVSIAKRYTNRGLPFLDLIQEGNIGLMKAVDKFDYKRNFKFSTYATWWIRQAISRAIADQARTIRIPIHMIETINRIHKIMRKYIQETGKEPDVEIIAEKVGLSVDKVKHVIKITKEPVSLEAPIGSDEDGKFGDFVEDKNSTNTMDQIMKEDLRAQIFEVLDQLNEREQAVIRMRFGLLDDESDRTLEEIGKELNVTRERVRQIESSAIKKLKHPKVGRKLRNYIEE
- a CDS encoding carbon-nitrogen hydrolase family protein, whose protein sequence is MKIAICQTAALPLEKGVWSHYFKHIEKNSLVVFGEYVFDLFIQDWTSKDMIAQLSPQKLAMLESMAKAHRVKIIAPLITTDAKHRLYKQIAVIDAQSTEFYMQQRLIHYEHWDEEKFFDNPKRKTLKAPLAFEYEGIKIGVLFGFELHFDALMLKLKEQGVDLIITPTASTFQSNERWQMLCRMRAFCNGCMLVRVNSVGKVKIKDQNLEFYGESFVVNPSGQIEEKLHDKEGIACLEITKEQIHKAAREWGFREIKQEIYQ
- the xseB gene encoding exodeoxyribonuclease VII small subunit, coding for MDDARVEQRDFEQRVERIKEILASLSDADLSLKEGLSLYKEGIKELQEAQEMLEIAKMEYEAIKINSKDKS
- a CDS encoding cation:dicarboxylate symporter family transporter, which translates into the protein MGSNFLNSFLMVSKWQTLVIFAILFFVFFVLKKLQNKQVDFSIRMLVGLVAGLCFGFILEALADYPEDSKSVVWLNEARNWFGFFADAFVAFIKMLVIPIISISIIKVVIDIDKDIKISSLLSRSLFWILFTVAIAGGVGVILGYVFDLGLQTKDFVPEAKIREVKTITQILLGLIPGNIIDSMAKNNIIALVIFSFFIGFGAKSMGRAEGFEQCSLLFERFVHAVHKIIMDITLFIIRFMPYAVVCMMAEVLLSNGFGAIKTAIKFIILIYVAMVIMLVVYCVILALRGLNPFIFMKKVLPVILFSFTSRSSVSTLPITVSTLQNKVGVSSGVANFVASIGTTVGLNGCAGYFPALVAIFIANSIGVHIDVSFVVIVILMVILGSLGIAGVPGSATMAASIMLAGIGFSDQFVLLSIVLAIDPIIDMARTSSNVTGAMVAAVCTDKDLKNLNREVYYG
- the ubiE gene encoding bifunctional demethylmenaquinone methyltransferase/2-methoxy-6-polyprenyl-1,4-benzoquinol methylase UbiE — translated: MENKQEQILENKQEKIIEMFNEIAPNYDRINRIMSMGVDVAWRRDACKRALELQKNNPLCIADIACGTGDMILHWEKQSRDRKVSFIGIDPSSKMLEVAKEKLSKIPAKLHESMAQDLWVLENESVDVLSIAYGIRNVVDIERALSEFWRVLKPNGVLVILEFTRKECRGFLDKMMQFYTRKILPVVGGMISRNYRAYAYLPHSIDGFLSTEVLEQKIKERGFKMMMVKGYNVNISTLFLAKKEQ
- the argH gene encoding argininosuccinate lyase — protein: MAKLWGGRFGKESAKLLELFNASIPFDYKLWRYDILGSKTHAKMLHQIGVLDAAEYDAIIKGLLEIGREIEAGEFVFDIVDEDIHMAIEKALIQKIGDVGKKLHTARSRNDQVALDFRLYVLDANAKIQALLQKLMRTLLEIAKHHTEDIMPGMTHLQHAQPINFGFHLVAWCANLKRDIERLQASFLRNNYLPLGSGALAGTPYKNDRLMMAEELGFIAPTLNAMDSVSERDFALDLLYDIAMISMHISRIAEELVLWSSYEFGFISLSDDYTTGSSIMPQKKNPDVPELLRGKSGRIFGNLIALLVVMKGLPFAYNKDTQEDKEGVFDSVENIQICLEILSAMLQKMQVNPKNMLQMAKIGHLSATDLADFLVRECGVPFREAHHITGEIVLFAEKKGLDLSELEEEEILSLNPKIKKGVKEILDLRASMDARDSLGGTASAQTKEQIRILEAYLDGLEHGK
- the hemJ gene encoding protoporphyrinogen oxidase HemJ; protein product: MDGAQLYLYVKIFHIVAVISWMAALFYLPRLFVYHSEYFENTGFCEVVKIQERKLFNAIGTPAMLATLLSGGTLLLLDPGIFKSGMWIHVKLLFIIFLVIFHFLCLYYMKKFAQGQMPASGKFFRFFNEIPTIALVVIITCVVLRF
- a CDS encoding YigZ family protein, whose product is MKKIVGEAFFELEAKKSSFLGFLFPWEHFAEKLQELKNTHLKAVHFVYAYRVYDSGRVEEAFSDDGEPRGSSGMPVLNVLRGRDLVDSAAIVVRYFGGTLLGVGGLVRAYTQSIVECVKIAESKNLLQDFVQECQREFFCSYALLSRVEYLAKILELELQKDRFCDAGVVLHIRGREGSVEEFAAQVEQMRFVNKPSQG